The Arachis ipaensis cultivar K30076 chromosome B07, Araip1.1, whole genome shotgun sequence genome includes a window with the following:
- the LOC107607341 gene encoding uncharacterized protein LOC107607341, with protein sequence MATIAEALSSLTLPPQTAQNTQQASTSSSLPSQPQPNPKGSINAITLRSDTKLDKNVYIPTKLSEETNTEEVGDEVEVTRDEDESVDKSKEEPSKVNEPKKNTLLEEPLPIPFPTVAKKAKKQKELDPTMVEVFKKVEVTVPLFQAIQQVPKYAKFLKDVCTHKDKLGNLNTKPVDDFISSLLLEKCNDPGPCLVTCLIGGMKFIDCMYDLGACISIMPLPIYERLNLSPLMRSGARFVLADKSIVSVVGIVENVLVNIQGLLFPVDFYILETPPIDSNKPSSILLGRPFLKTARFKLDAHSGVYSFESDGKLVKFTLEESNKPVLEAYSIFGCDIIDDPLIEDGKVQEEEDVAKK encoded by the coding sequence ATGGCTACGATAGCTGAAGCCCTTTCAAGTTTAACTCTCCCTCCTCAAACCGCACAAAACACCCAACAAGCTTCAACCTCGAGTAGTTTACCCTCCCAGCCTCAACCCAACCCTAAGGGTAGCATCAATGCCATTACCCTTAGGAGCGACACTAAACTGGATAAAAATGTTTATATACCTACAAAGTTGAGTGAGGAGACAAACACTGAAGAGGTAGGAGATGAAGTGGAGGTGACGAGGGATGAAGATGAAAGTGTTGacaaaagcaaagaagaaccatcCAAGGTCAATGAGCCAAAGAAAAATACTTTGCTTGAAGAGCCTTTGCCCATTCCATTCCCAACCGTAGCCAAGAAGGCCAAGAAACAAAAAGAGCTTGACCCCACTATGGTGGAAGTTTTTAAGAAGGTTGAAGTCACCGTCCCCCTCTTCCAAGCCATTCAACAAGTGCCAAAATATGCCAAGTTCCTTAAAGATGTTTGCACTCACAAAGATAAGCTTGGCAACCTAAACACAAAGCCGGTAGATGATTTTATCTCTTCTTTACTTCTTGAAAAATGCAATGATCCCGGCCCATGTTTGGTCACTTGCTTGATTGGTGGGATGAAATTCATAGACTGTATGTATGATCTGGGGGCATGCATAAGCATTATGCCCCTCCCCATTTATGAAAGATTGAATTTGTCTCCCCTAATGAGGTCCGGGGCAAGGTTTGTACTAGCCGATAAGAGTATTGTGTCAGTTGTGGGGATTGTAGAGAATGTGCTAGTTAATATTCAAGGATTGCTCTTTCCAGTTGATTTTTACATTTTGGAGACCCCTCCCATTGACTCTAACAAGCCATCGTCCATActccttggaaggccattcttaAAGACGGCCCGTTTCAAGCTAGACGCACATTCGGGAGTCTATTCTTTCGAGTCGGATGGCAAGTTAGTCAAGTTCACTTTGGAGGAGTCCAACAAGCCTGTTCTTGAAGCTTATTCTATTTTTgggtgcgacatcattgatgatcCATTGATTGAGGATGggaaagtgcaagaagaagaggatGTTGCCAAGAAGTAA